A region of Lichenibacterium dinghuense DNA encodes the following proteins:
- a CDS encoding ActS/PrrB/RegB family redox-sensitive histidine kinase: MPNMIDIDLGRPARRLRVNTLSRLRWLALTGQAGAVLFTHFALGFPLPLMACLGVIALSVVCNTWLRFHYPLTHRLNDRAATALLAYDLLQLSALLYLTGGLENPFSMLFLAPVMISAASLPPSRTVLLGGLAVVAATFLVRWHEPLPWHPGEEMRLPVLFSAGIWCAVVMGVGFIGVYASRVAEEARQLSDALAATELVLAREQHLTQLDGLAAAAAHELGTPLATITLVVREMLGLVAKAGATIDVAQIADDIRLLDQEAQRCRAILGKLTSLGTEDAGPLGEMTLSHLVEDVAGPQRNFDVAVTVTPIGFDEEPVCARNPAILYGLGNLVENAVDFARHRVQIDAHWTPDIVSVTVRDDGPGFAAEILSKLGEPYVTTRRAGGRAKSATDSGLGLGLFIAKTLLERSGALVATSNASAPETGAVVTVTWPRDVFERGLARAKPNGPKRQKGPRAPGLF, translated from the coding sequence ATGCCCAACATGATCGACATCGACCTCGGACGGCCGGCGCGGCGGCTCCGCGTCAACACGCTGTCGCGCCTGCGCTGGCTCGCCCTGACGGGCCAGGCCGGGGCCGTGCTGTTCACCCATTTCGCGCTGGGCTTCCCGCTGCCGCTGATGGCCTGCCTCGGCGTGATCGCCCTGTCCGTGGTCTGCAACACCTGGCTCAGGTTCCACTATCCCCTCACCCATCGCCTGAACGACCGCGCCGCCACGGCGCTGCTGGCCTACGACCTCCTGCAGCTGTCCGCCCTGCTCTACCTCACGGGCGGGCTCGAAAACCCCTTCTCCATGCTGTTCCTGGCGCCGGTGATGATCTCGGCGGCGTCGCTGCCGCCCTCGCGCACCGTGCTGCTCGGCGGCCTCGCCGTGGTGGCGGCGACCTTCCTGGTGCGATGGCACGAGCCCCTGCCCTGGCACCCCGGCGAGGAGATGCGCCTGCCGGTGCTGTTCTCCGCCGGCATCTGGTGCGCGGTGGTGATGGGGGTGGGCTTCATCGGCGTCTACGCGTCGCGCGTGGCCGAGGAAGCGCGCCAGCTGTCGGACGCGCTGGCCGCCACCGAGCTCGTGCTGGCGCGCGAGCAGCACCTGACGCAGCTCGACGGGCTCGCCGCGGCCGCCGCCCACGAGCTCGGCACGCCGCTCGCCACCATCACGCTGGTGGTGCGCGAGATGCTGGGGCTGGTGGCCAAGGCGGGCGCGACGATCGACGTGGCCCAGATCGCCGACGACATCCGCCTGCTCGACCAGGAAGCGCAGCGCTGCCGCGCCATCCTGGGCAAGCTGACCTCGCTCGGCACCGAGGACGCCGGGCCGCTCGGCGAGATGACGCTGAGCCACCTCGTCGAGGACGTGGCCGGGCCGCAGCGCAACTTCGACGTGGCCGTGACGGTGACGCCGATCGGCTTCGACGAGGAGCCCGTCTGCGCCCGCAACCCCGCGATCCTGTACGGCCTCGGCAACCTCGTCGAGAACGCCGTCGATTTCGCCCGCCACCGCGTGCAGATCGATGCCCATTGGACGCCCGACATCGTGTCCGTGACGGTGCGCGACGACGGGCCGGGCTTCGCGGCCGAGATCCTGTCGAAGCTCGGCGAGCCCTACGTCACGACGCGCCGGGCCGGGGGCCGGGCCAAGTCGGCGACCGACTCGGGCCTGGGCCTCGGGCTGTTCATCGCCAAGACGCTGCTGGAGCGCTCGGGCGCGCTGGTGGCGACATCCAACGCTTCCGCCCCCGAGACCGGCGCCGTGGTGACGGTGACCTGGCCGCGCGACGTGTTCGAGCGCGGCCTCGCGCGCGCGAAGCCGAACGGGCCCAAGCGGCAGAAAGGCCCTCGTGCCCCTGGTTTGTTCTGA
- a CDS encoding ABC transporter ATP-binding protein, with product MHAESTAEPAIALRDLTKRYGGHAAVDGLTLEIPRGAVCGLLGGNGAGKTTTIGMIMGLILPTSGQARVLGADMATERHRVLGRMNFESPYVDMPHRLTVRQNLDVFARLYGLRDRRARVAALGAQLSLDGFMDRPAGALSAGQKTRVALAKALLNSPDVLLLDEPTASLDPDTADWVRGLIEADRRARGTTILLASHNMAEVERLCDRVVVMKAGRIHADGTADALKARFNRDTLEEVFLDVARGTGGAGER from the coding sequence ATGCATGCTGAATCGACGGCCGAGCCCGCCATCGCGCTCCGCGACCTCACCAAGCGCTACGGCGGCCACGCGGCCGTGGACGGGCTGACGCTGGAGATCCCGCGGGGGGCCGTCTGCGGGCTGCTCGGCGGCAACGGCGCCGGCAAGACCACCACGATCGGCATGATCATGGGGCTGATCCTGCCGACGAGCGGGCAGGCGCGGGTGCTCGGCGCCGACATGGCGACGGAGCGCCACCGCGTGCTCGGCCGCATGAACTTCGAGAGCCCCTACGTGGACATGCCGCACCGGCTCACCGTGCGGCAGAACCTCGACGTGTTCGCCCGGCTCTACGGGCTGCGCGACCGCCGCGCCCGCGTGGCAGCGCTGGGCGCGCAGCTGTCGCTCGACGGCTTCATGGACCGGCCCGCCGGCGCCCTGTCGGCCGGGCAGAAGACGCGCGTGGCGCTGGCCAAGGCGCTCTTGAACAGCCCCGACGTGCTGCTGCTCGACGAGCCCACCGCCTCGCTCGACCCCGACACCGCCGACTGGGTGCGCGGCCTCATCGAGGCGGACCGGCGCGCGCGCGGCACCACCATCCTGCTCGCGTCCCACAACATGGCCGAGGTCGAGCGCCTGTGCGACCGCGTGGTGGTGATGAAGGCGGGGCGCATCCACGCCGACGGCACGGCGGACGCGCTGAAGGCGCGCTTCAACCGCGACACGCTGGAGGAGGTGTTCCTCGACGTGGCGCGGGGGACGGGCGGGGCGGGGGAGCGCTGA